The following coding sequences lie in one Micromonospora sp. R77 genomic window:
- a CDS encoding DUF1992 domain-containing protein, whose protein sequence is MTNWEAAVEAQIRSAQERGEFDNLPGAGRPIPGRGQPYDESWWIKSFLEREALPSDLLLPTPLQLRRRVEQLSDEVRDLPTEESVRAYVAALNADIVAWLRVPTGPRVAVRPVKVDEAVGRWRADRERAAAERLATAAGGAAPQPAGLPAGRRRSWRWWRR, encoded by the coding sequence GTGACCAATTGGGAGGCGGCGGTCGAGGCGCAGATCCGCTCGGCCCAGGAACGCGGCGAGTTCGACAACCTGCCCGGCGCGGGCAGGCCGATCCCCGGCCGCGGTCAGCCCTACGACGAGTCGTGGTGGATCAAGAGTTTCCTGGAGCGGGAGGCCCTGCCCAGCGACCTGCTGCTGCCCACGCCGCTGCAACTGCGCCGCCGGGTCGAGCAGCTGTCCGACGAGGTGCGGGACCTGCCCACGGAGGAGTCGGTCCGGGCGTACGTCGCCGCCCTGAACGCCGACATCGTCGCCTGGCTGCGGGTCCCGACCGGGCCGCGGGTGGCGGTGCGCCCGGTCAAGGTCGACGAGGCCGTGGGCCGCTGGCGGGCCGACCGGGAACGGGCGGCGGCGGAACGGCTCGCCACGGCGGCCGGCGGGGCGGCCCCGCAGCCGGCCGGGCTGCCGGCCGGACGGCGCCGGTCCTGGCGCTGGTGGCGCCGCTGA